One window of the Pseudarthrobacter sp. ATCC 49987 genome contains the following:
- a CDS encoding ATP-dependent helicase, with product MSTETTHPVVLPAARFTPEELSAMLGEKNSPTAEQSHIISSPLSPRLVIAGAGSGKTATMADRVVWLVANGWVRPEEVLGVTFTRKAAGELATRIRAKLSALQRIAAADTQNQVFPAGLLSADALEPKVSTYHSYASGIVSDYGLRLGVERDVVLLGGAQSFQLASEVVEAFDGDYEHFRSAKSTLVKAVIQLAGECAEHLQDPAGVRRWLLDRVAEFEALPYLATAKKNPSQAVGELSGLLRTRASVAEMVGRYTDAKRARGALDFGDLVALAARVANEIPVAAETERQRYKVVLLDEFQDTSHAQLVLFSRLFGDGHAVTAVGDPNQSIYGFRGASAGQLFHFVREFPVRLGTGDVAPDADADAESTARFAVAPTSYLTTAWRNGRNILSAANVISAPLSKAAAHTGPAGERDTAGGVEVPPLQPSPAAVQGRVVMGRFGTDEDEAAAIAGDVLKFRVTDFSGSPAEPEPPAMAVLCRRRAQMECIRREFEVRGIPYEIVGLGGLLDTPEIVDLVATLRVLADPGRSDSLMRLLAGARWRIGPADLMALRDWSSFLARRRGRPGSTDDDAADAGDDDVPAAVIEGDLTDAASLVEALDWLPREGWTSAHGRQLSAEALERLHRLSAELRQLRGYMGDDLTTLLGEVERAMLLDIEVAARPGISIHQARRNLDAFQDAAAGFLHTSQRVDVLAFLAWLEAAAAEENGLDAAAPEVNHEAVQLLTVHASKGLEWDVVFVPGLNAGAFPSSRDSRWSSGSAALPWPLRGDRADLPQWDLEHPDQKGWLDAEKEFKSAVQVHGEAEERRLAYVAYTRAKHVLWVSSAAWVGSRAGLADMSPFLAGLEVLVADGAAGIHPLSVSEESLPEESPLTSELEVAGWPYDPLEGPVDPRTGARLRLVPGRRAAMQSAAERVLQSLDTDVVLEAAGPAAADAATGAGAAGPARRMPLRGPAGGWANEAATLLERRSRRTTVQDVHLPGHISASTLVDLEDDAGSVVARLRRPVPREPGMSARKGTAFHAWVEEYFGAAGMLDLGEAAGSDDHIDAAYGLDSMVETFRQSEWANRAPAHVEVPVETRIGDVVVRGRIDAVFRDADGGWDLVDWKTGRRPSAAQLKTKAVQLAVYRLAWARLKDVPLDQVRAAFYYVADNQVVRPHDLGSAERLEQIVAAALGTG from the coding sequence ATGAGCACCGAAACAACCCATCCCGTCGTCCTTCCCGCCGCGCGGTTTACCCCCGAGGAGCTCTCCGCCATGCTCGGGGAGAAGAACAGCCCCACCGCCGAACAGTCGCACATCATTTCCTCGCCACTGTCACCCCGGCTCGTCATTGCCGGTGCCGGCTCGGGCAAGACCGCCACCATGGCCGACCGCGTGGTCTGGCTGGTCGCCAACGGCTGGGTCCGGCCGGAGGAAGTCCTCGGTGTGACCTTCACCCGCAAGGCCGCCGGGGAGCTGGCCACCCGCATCCGCGCCAAGCTGTCCGCGCTGCAGCGCATCGCCGCGGCCGACACCCAGAACCAGGTGTTCCCCGCCGGGCTGCTCAGCGCCGACGCGCTCGAACCCAAGGTCTCCACCTACCACTCCTACGCCAGCGGCATCGTGTCCGACTACGGTCTCCGGCTCGGCGTCGAACGCGACGTCGTGCTGCTCGGCGGCGCCCAGTCCTTCCAGCTCGCCAGCGAGGTCGTGGAAGCCTTCGACGGCGACTACGAACACTTCCGGTCCGCCAAATCCACCCTGGTCAAGGCCGTAATCCAGCTCGCCGGCGAGTGCGCTGAGCATCTCCAGGACCCGGCCGGGGTCCGCCGCTGGCTGCTGGACCGGGTGGCCGAGTTCGAGGCGCTGCCCTACCTGGCCACCGCCAAAAAGAATCCCAGCCAGGCCGTGGGCGAACTCAGCGGCCTGCTGCGCACACGGGCCAGCGTCGCCGAGATGGTGGGACGCTACACGGACGCCAAGCGCGCCCGCGGTGCCCTCGACTTCGGCGATCTCGTGGCCCTCGCCGCCCGCGTCGCCAACGAGATCCCGGTCGCCGCGGAAACCGAACGCCAGCGCTACAAAGTGGTGCTGCTCGATGAATTCCAGGACACGTCACATGCCCAGCTGGTCCTCTTCTCCCGGCTGTTCGGCGACGGCCACGCGGTCACGGCGGTAGGGGATCCCAACCAGTCCATCTATGGCTTCCGCGGCGCCTCCGCCGGCCAGCTTTTCCACTTCGTCCGCGAATTTCCGGTGCGGCTCGGGACCGGCGACGTCGCTCCCGACGCCGACGCCGACGCCGAGAGCACTGCGCGCTTCGCCGTCGCGCCGACGTCGTACCTCACCACAGCGTGGCGCAACGGCCGGAACATCCTCTCTGCCGCCAACGTCATTTCGGCGCCGCTCAGCAAGGCCGCGGCGCACACCGGCCCGGCCGGTGAGCGGGACACTGCCGGCGGCGTCGAGGTTCCGCCGCTGCAGCCCAGCCCGGCCGCGGTCCAGGGCCGCGTGGTGATGGGCCGCTTTGGCACCGATGAGGACGAGGCCGCGGCGATCGCAGGCGACGTGTTGAAGTTCCGGGTGACCGACTTTTCCGGGTCGCCAGCGGAGCCTGAGCCGCCCGCCATGGCGGTGCTGTGCCGACGGCGTGCCCAGATGGAATGTATCCGCCGCGAATTCGAGGTGCGCGGAATCCCGTATGAGATTGTCGGCCTCGGCGGTCTGCTGGACACCCCCGAGATCGTCGACCTGGTTGCGACCCTCCGGGTGCTGGCCGATCCGGGCCGGTCCGATTCGCTGATGCGCCTGCTGGCCGGGGCGCGCTGGCGGATCGGGCCCGCGGACCTGATGGCGCTGCGGGATTGGTCCAGCTTCCTCGCCCGGCGCCGCGGCCGCCCCGGCAGCACAGACGACGACGCCGCTGACGCCGGAGATGACGACGTGCCCGCGGCGGTGATCGAGGGCGACCTCACGGACGCCGCCAGCCTCGTCGAAGCCCTCGACTGGCTGCCGCGCGAGGGCTGGACTTCCGCGCACGGCCGCCAGCTCAGCGCTGAAGCCCTGGAGCGGCTCCACCGGCTCTCGGCGGAACTCCGGCAACTGCGCGGCTATATGGGCGATGACCTCACCACCCTGCTCGGCGAGGTGGAGCGGGCGATGCTCCTGGATATCGAAGTCGCGGCCCGGCCCGGGATCAGCATTCATCAGGCCCGCCGCAACCTGGATGCCTTCCAGGACGCTGCTGCCGGGTTCCTGCACACTTCCCAGCGGGTCGACGTGCTCGCTTTCCTGGCTTGGCTGGAGGCCGCGGCCGCCGAGGAGAACGGCCTGGATGCGGCTGCGCCGGAAGTGAACCATGAAGCAGTCCAGCTCCTGACCGTGCATGCCTCCAAGGGCCTGGAATGGGATGTGGTGTTCGTGCCCGGGCTCAACGCCGGGGCTTTCCCGAGCAGCCGGGATTCGCGCTGGAGCAGCGGCAGCGCCGCACTGCCCTGGCCGCTGCGCGGGGACCGCGCGGACCTGCCGCAATGGGACCTCGAACACCCGGACCAAAAAGGGTGGCTCGACGCCGAGAAGGAGTTCAAGTCCGCCGTGCAGGTCCACGGCGAGGCGGAGGAGCGGAGGCTCGCGTATGTGGCCTACACCCGGGCCAAACACGTGCTCTGGGTTTCCAGCGCCGCCTGGGTGGGCTCGCGCGCCGGGCTCGCGGACATGTCGCCCTTCCTGGCCGGACTCGAGGTGCTGGTTGCCGACGGCGCTGCCGGGATCCACCCGCTGTCCGTCAGCGAGGAATCACTGCCGGAGGAGAGCCCGCTGACCTCGGAATTGGAGGTCGCGGGGTGGCCGTATGATCCCCTGGAAGGGCCGGTCGATCCCCGCACGGGAGCGCGGCTGCGGCTGGTGCCCGGCCGGCGGGCGGCCATGCAGTCTGCCGCGGAACGGGTGTTGCAGTCCCTGGACACGGACGTGGTGCTGGAGGCCGCAGGGCCGGCCGCCGCCGATGCCGCAACTGGTGCCGGCGCGGCCGGGCCGGCAAGGCGCATGCCTTTGCGCGGCCCGGCCGGCGGTTGGGCGAACGAGGCAGCAACCTTGCTGGAACGCCGCTCGCGCCGGACCACGGTGCAGGATGTGCACCTGCCGGGCCATATTTCCGCGTCCACGCTGGTGGATCTCGAGGATGACGCCGGCTCCGTCGTCGCCCGGCTGCGGCGTCCGGTCCCGCGGGAACCGGGGATGTCCGCCCGCAAGGGCACCGCCTTCCATGCCTGGGTGGAGGAGTACTTCGGTGCCGCCGGCATGCTGGACCTGGGGGAGGCGGCAGGCTCGGACGACCACATCGACGCGGCCTACGGTCTGGACAGCATGGTGGAAACGTTCCGCCAGTCCGAGTGGGCCAACCGCGCCCCGGCCCACGTTGAAGTTCCGGTGGAGACGCGGATCGGTGACGTCGTGGTCCGCGGCCGGATCGACGCCGTCTTCCGTGATGCCGACGGCGGCTGGGACCTGGTGGACTGGAAGACCGGCCGCCGGCCGTCCGCTGCCCAGCTGAAGACCAAAGCCGTCCAGCTGGCTGTGTACCGGCTGGCCTGGGCCCGGCTCAAGGACGTCCCGCTGGACCAGGTCCGGGCGGCGTTTTACTACGTGGCTGACAACCAGGTGGTGCGGCCGCACGATCTGGGCTCAGCGGAACGGCTCGAACAGATCGTCGCCGCGGCCCTGGGGACCGGCTAG
- the nudC gene encoding NAD(+) diphosphatase, with amino-acid sequence MSLAESPAPKNPTPKNQAPRNQAPRNQAPESQPREGTSVSPHPGPAANLLKDTVLPVRPALVDRGSAARLKPGMLEELRTAGGARAMVLSGRQALVNSNSLVLLDAAELARHLQDTPYAPEQLIYLGSALPGSDLEAGTHLVLFVLPQQFEVQAEEFEAHIAGIPEGAEWAGFRDVAATLDPTDTAIFIEASAIANWHATHTHCPRCGAATAPEAGGWVRRCPADGSEHYPRTDPAIIVTVVGPDGRLLLGGGGPLDARNYSTLAGFVEPGESLEQAVVREIGEEVGVRVNACQYLGSQPWPFPASLMLGFTATTADTEATPDGVEVTRARWFSRSELQEAVLSGEIVISSRLSIARALIEHWYGGVIQDRPDSA; translated from the coding sequence ATGAGTCTTGCGGAGTCACCGGCACCCAAAAACCCAACACCCAAGAATCAAGCACCCAGGAATCAAGCACCCAGGAATCAAGCACCGGAGAGCCAGCCCCGCGAGGGCACGTCAGTCTCCCCGCACCCAGGCCCGGCTGCGAACCTGCTCAAGGACACTGTCCTCCCGGTGCGTCCGGCGCTGGTTGACCGTGGCTCCGCCGCGCGGCTGAAGCCCGGAATGCTTGAGGAGCTCCGGACCGCCGGGGGCGCACGGGCCATGGTCCTCTCCGGCCGGCAGGCCCTCGTCAACAGCAACAGCCTGGTGCTGCTGGATGCGGCCGAACTTGCCCGGCACCTGCAGGACACTCCCTATGCCCCGGAACAGCTGATCTACCTGGGCTCAGCCCTGCCGGGTTCGGACCTCGAGGCGGGCACCCATCTGGTCCTCTTTGTCCTGCCGCAGCAGTTCGAGGTCCAGGCCGAGGAATTCGAAGCCCACATTGCCGGCATCCCCGAGGGTGCGGAGTGGGCGGGTTTCCGCGACGTGGCCGCCACCCTGGACCCCACGGACACCGCCATCTTCATCGAGGCCAGCGCCATCGCCAACTGGCACGCCACCCACACCCACTGCCCGCGCTGCGGCGCCGCCACCGCGCCGGAGGCGGGAGGCTGGGTCCGCCGTTGCCCTGCGGACGGCTCGGAACACTACCCGCGCACCGACCCCGCCATCATCGTTACCGTCGTAGGTCCCGACGGCCGGCTGCTGCTCGGCGGCGGCGGACCCCTTGACGCCCGGAACTATTCCACCCTTGCCGGCTTCGTCGAACCGGGGGAATCGCTGGAACAAGCAGTGGTCCGCGAGATCGGCGAGGAAGTCGGCGTGCGGGTGAACGCCTGCCAGTACCTGGGGTCCCAGCCCTGGCCCTTCCCGGCCTCGCTGATGCTTGGTTTCACGGCCACAACCGCCGACACCGAAGCCACGCCCGACGGCGTCGAGGTCACCCGGGCGCGCTGGTTCAGCCGGAGCGAGCTGCAGGAGGCGGTACTCAGCGGCGAAATCGTCATCTCCAGCAGGCTGTCCATCGCCCGCGCCCTCATCGAGCACTGGTACGGCGGGGTCATCCAGGACCGTCCGGACAGCGCATGA
- a CDS encoding macrolide 2'-phosphotransferase, with amino-acid sequence MRRKPIELAAVATAAVPGLTPTAVSSAPDDPADFDSALLLDSEGKRWRVRSPRHAEASARLETEFLVLRAFVPGIRAELPFLMPTVAGTVRQGPLSTFVYSHLAGSTRSVEELGAAAPAVAREIGAALAAIHDLPHSLVSNADLPSYTPNEFRQRRLNELDQAATTGKIPPLLLRRWEHALEDVSLWRFNPCVVHGDLHEDNLLVDGDRVTAVTGWTDLRIGDPADDMAWLVASNDQDFVDAVLAHYTSSRRDVPDAHLLRRAALSAEFALAQYLVKGIAAGNTDMIGEAESMLTALAEDVAEHGGQPISVEPLPQPAPDATTGQAPQATGPEDVPLPAVSKVTLLATDAASGPAAVPSSTAMPAVHVSPIPLGTADGSQGGDSAAAGGGPANSRVSSVSVTAIPDGERAADEPAAEEGAAAETSTQSIAVVQAAGTGPAEDTSTTALTVVEAKSP; translated from the coding sequence GTGAGAAGAAAACCAATCGAACTGGCAGCTGTGGCAACCGCGGCGGTCCCCGGGCTGACCCCAACCGCCGTCAGCTCTGCGCCCGACGATCCGGCTGACTTCGATTCGGCTCTCCTGCTGGACTCCGAAGGCAAGCGCTGGCGCGTCCGCTCGCCGCGCCACGCCGAGGCCAGCGCCCGGCTGGAAACGGAATTCCTGGTGCTGCGCGCCTTCGTCCCCGGCATCCGCGCCGAGCTTCCCTTCCTGATGCCCACCGTGGCCGGGACCGTACGGCAGGGTCCGCTGAGTACGTTCGTCTACTCCCACCTGGCCGGCTCGACCCGGTCGGTCGAGGAACTCGGCGCCGCAGCACCTGCCGTGGCCCGCGAAATCGGCGCGGCCCTCGCCGCCATCCACGACTTGCCCCACTCGCTGGTCAGCAACGCCGACCTGCCGAGCTACACCCCCAATGAGTTCCGCCAGCGCCGCCTCAACGAACTGGACCAGGCCGCGACCACCGGCAAGATTCCGCCGCTGCTGCTCCGCCGCTGGGAACACGCCCTTGAGGACGTCTCCCTGTGGCGCTTCAATCCGTGCGTGGTCCACGGGGACCTCCACGAGGACAACCTGCTGGTCGACGGCGACCGTGTGACCGCCGTGACCGGCTGGACTGATCTGCGGATCGGCGACCCGGCTGACGATATGGCCTGGCTGGTCGCGTCCAACGACCAGGACTTCGTGGACGCCGTGCTGGCGCACTACACCTCGTCGCGGCGCGACGTGCCCGACGCGCACCTGCTGCGGCGTGCGGCGCTCTCCGCCGAATTCGCCCTGGCGCAGTACCTCGTCAAGGGCATCGCCGCCGGGAACACGGACATGATCGGCGAGGCCGAGTCCATGCTCACCGCACTCGCCGAAGACGTCGCGGAACACGGCGGCCAGCCGATCAGCGTTGAGCCGCTCCCCCAGCCGGCTCCGGACGCTACAACTGGCCAGGCTCCGCAGGCCACGGGTCCGGAGGATGTGCCTCTGCCGGCCGTGAGCAAGGTGACCCTGTTGGCCACCGACGCGGCCTCCGGGCCTGCAGCGGTTCCCTCCAGCACCGCGATGCCCGCCGTCCACGTGTCGCCGATCCCCCTGGGGACCGCTGACGGTTCACAGGGTGGGGACAGTGCCGCCGCGGGCGGTGGGCCTGCGAACAGCAGAGTCTCCAGCGTCTCCGTGACTGCGATCCCCGACGGCGAACGGGCTGCCGACGAACCGGCCGCCGAGGAAGGCGCAGCGGCCGAGACCTCAACCCAGTCGATCGCCGTCGTCCAGGCGGCCGGGACCGGCCCGGCAGAAGACACCTCGACGACCGCGCTCACGGTGGTCGAGGCGAAGTCCCCCTAG